In Candidatus Schekmanbacteria bacterium RIFCSPLOWO2_02_FULL_38_14, a single genomic region encodes these proteins:
- a CDS encoding superoxide dismutase — MSYLPKDYNSLIGMSGFSETILKNHFTLYQGYITNTNKVLDTLDQMLKEGKIGTPEYAELKRRLGWEFNGMRLHELYFENLGGKTGIDKAGKLAKKIAEDFGSYETWEKDFKSTGTMRGIGWVALYRDNANSRLINFWINEHDVSHPAGCTPLLIMDVFEHAFMIDYGLKRADYIEAFFKNINWQKVSERILK; from the coding sequence ATGTCATACTTGCCAAAAGATTATAATAGTTTGATTGGGATGTCAGGTTTCAGTGAAACCATTTTAAAAAATCATTTCACCTTGTATCAGGGTTATATCACCAATACCAACAAAGTTCTGGATACCCTTGACCAAATGCTAAAAGAGGGAAAGATAGGAACTCCTGAATATGCAGAGCTGAAGAGGAGACTGGGGTGGGAGTTCAACGGCATGAGGCTCCACGAGCTTTACTTTGAAAACCTTGGCGGAAAAACAGGAATAGATAAAGCAGGAAAACTTGCCAAGAAGATTGCTGAAGACTTCGGGAGCTATGAGACATGGGAAAAGGATTTTAAATCAACCGGCACTATGAGAGGTATTGGATGGGTCGCACTCTATCGGGACAATGCCAATAGCAGACTGATAAATTTCTGGATTAATGAACACGATGTCAGCCATCCGGCAGGCTGTACACCCCTCTTAATAATGGATGTTTTTGAACATGCTTTTATGATTGATTACGGTTTGAAGCGTGCAGACTATATTGAGGCATTTTTTAAGAATATCAACTGGCAGAAGGTAAGTGAAAGAATATTAAAATAA
- a CDS encoding AmmeMemoRadiSam system protein B: protein MNVKSIRESVIAGSWYPGGKAALESQIDKFLANAKKEDNSGLISLISPHAGYMYSGSVAAFAYKQLEGMKINTVIIIAPSHHVPIKGASVYNKGAFRTPLGLVEIDEDLSDKLIKENPFFYFHEGAHRDEHSLEIQLPFLQRVLGNFKMVPIVMYDRSVENCKSLASSISKIVFKNSLLVASTDLSHYYSNEKAVKLDKAVIDCVQFLDPEKLSQNFDNGICEACGAGPVITTMLVSKLLGAKKSKIFKYATSGDTSGDYSRVVGYLSAGIYI, encoded by the coding sequence ATGAATGTAAAATCTATCAGGGAATCTGTGATTGCAGGAAGCTGGTATCCTGGTGGAAAAGCAGCACTTGAATCACAGATAGATAAATTTTTGGCAAATGCCAAAAAAGAGGACAATAGTGGTTTAATTTCTCTCATATCACCTCACGCAGGGTATATGTATTCAGGTTCAGTTGCTGCATTTGCCTACAAACAACTTGAAGGAATGAAAATAAATACAGTCATAATAATAGCTCCAAGCCACCATGTTCCAATCAAAGGAGCTTCTGTTTATAACAAAGGTGCTTTTAGAACTCCTTTGGGGCTTGTAGAAATAGATGAAGATTTATCAGATAAATTAATAAAAGAAAATCCATTTTTTTATTTTCACGAAGGCGCACACAGAGATGAACATTCCCTTGAAATCCAGCTTCCGTTCCTCCAGAGAGTATTGGGAAATTTTAAAATGGTACCAATTGTTATGTATGACAGGTCTGTTGAAAACTGCAAATCCTTAGCTTCTTCCATTTCAAAAATTGTTTTCAAAAATAGTTTGCTTGTAGCAAGCACTGACCTTTCACACTATTATTCCAATGAAAAAGCTGTTAAACTTGACAAAGCTGTAATTGATTGCGTGCAATTCCTTGACCCTGAAAAACTTTCGCAGAATTTTGATAACGGAATATGTGAAGCCTGCGGAGCAGGTCCCGTTATTACTACAATGCTGGTATCAAAGTTGCTTGGCGCAAAAAAGTCAAAGATTTTCAAATATGCAACTTCAGGGGATACATCAGGAGATTATTCACGGGTAGTTGGATATTTATCTGCAGGAATATATATTTGA
- a CDS encoding AMMECR1 domain-containing protein, with the protein MNSEKSYLNDEEKRIALEIARKTIEALVKKEKISSFEDLPPLFMEKRGAFVTIHKKGMLRGCIGYIEAIKTLGKTISEMAVAASTQDPRFPPVTEKELKEIDIEISVLTPLRKIKDIKEIEVGRHGILIRKGFYSGLLLPQVATEYGWNREAFLEHTSIKAGLPENAWKGDVEIYIFSAQVFGEKEKS; encoded by the coding sequence ATGAATTCTGAAAAATCATATTTAAATGACGAAGAAAAAAGAATAGCTCTGGAAATTGCACGGAAAACAATTGAAGCCTTAGTTAAAAAAGAAAAAATTTCTTCTTTTGAAGATCTCCCGCCTCTATTCATGGAAAAGAGAGGGGCTTTTGTAACCATTCATAAAAAAGGAATGTTGAGGGGTTGCATCGGTTATATCGAAGCAATAAAAACCCTCGGGAAAACAATTTCAGAAATGGCTGTAGCAGCCTCTACACAGGATCCCCGCTTCCCTCCTGTAACAGAGAAAGAACTCAAAGAAATTGATATTGAAATTTCAGTGCTTACACCTCTCAGGAAAATTAAAGACATAAAAGAAATAGAGGTTGGAAGACATGGCATCTTGATAAGAAAGGGATTTTACTCAGGGCTTCTTCTTCCGCAGGTTGCAACAGAGTATGGATGGAACCGCGAAGCATTTCTCGAACACACATCCATCAAAGCCGGTCTTCCTGAAAATGCCTGGAAGGGAGATGTTGAAATTTATATTTTCTCAGCTCAGGTGTTCGGGGAAAAGGAAAAAAGTTGA
- a CDS encoding shikimate dehydrogenase: MRIDGNTRIVGLFGYPVKHTLSPVFQNAAFQAKKLNYVYLPFEVAPQELELALRSLSTLGIAGINVTIPHKESVIPYLSGLSTEAQIIGAVNTISVINGKLIGCNTDGYGFVTSLKKDLNTELKGKKIMVLGAGGGARAVVLKALMEKAGKIYIGDVLEEKVVRLISDAKRIYPDSKVVPYYFKDSEIRDLLEDAEILINATPVGMKKEDPLLVKPEWMRDSLLVYDLIYNPFETKLLKAAKKRGCRCSNGLGMLLHQGAKSFEIWTGVKAPVEVMKKALQKAIRGVSYKP, translated from the coding sequence ATGAGAATAGACGGCAATACAAGGATTGTTGGACTTTTTGGTTATCCTGTTAAGCATACCCTTTCTCCTGTATTCCAGAATGCTGCTTTTCAGGCAAAAAAACTAAACTATGTTTATCTTCCTTTTGAGGTAGCTCCACAGGAGCTTGAGCTTGCTTTAAGAAGCCTTTCTACTCTCGGAATAGCTGGAATCAATGTTACAATTCCTCACAAGGAATCTGTGATACCATATCTTTCCGGACTCTCAACTGAAGCGCAGATTATCGGTGCTGTAAATACAATCTCAGTCATTAATGGAAAGCTGATAGGGTGTAATACTGATGGTTACGGGTTTGTTACATCATTAAAAAAGGATTTAAATACAGAATTAAAAGGAAAAAAGATAATGGTTCTTGGTGCCGGAGGCGGAGCAAGGGCTGTAGTTTTAAAGGCTCTCATGGAAAAAGCTGGCAAGATTTATATTGGTGATGTATTGGAAGAAAAGGTTGTCAGGCTTATTTCTGATGCGAAAAGAATCTATCCGGATTCAAAGGTTGTTCCATATTATTTCAAAGATAGTGAGATAAGGGATTTGCTGGAAGACGCAGAAATCCTCATTAATGCCACACCTGTTGGCATGAAAAAAGAAGATCCTCTTCTCGTAAAGCCTGAATGGATGAGAGATTCTTTATTGGTTTATGATTTGATTTATAATCCTTTTGAAACAAAGCTTTTAAAAGCTGCTAAAAAGAGGGGATGCAGATGTTCTAACGGGTTGGGAATGTTACTGCATCAGGGTGCAAAAAGCTTTGAAATATGGACAGGTGTAAAGGCTCCTGTTGAAGTGATGAAAAAGGCTTTGCAAAAGGCAATAAGGGGGGTAAGCTATAAGCCTTAA
- a CDS encoding inorganic phosphate transporter — translation MILFLVILIIVVALAFDFINGFHDSANSIATVVSTRVLSPKLAVIWAAFFNFVAAFGFGVNVAKTIGKGVITPEAVNEYVILSSLIGAIAWNLITWYYGIPSSSSHALIGGFTGAAIAGAGVGSLIPSGLYKITLFIFISPLMGLLLGFFNMIVVSWLCKDSMPARVDHWFRRLQLFSAALYSLGHGTNDAQKTMGIITILLFTTGYLGKEFYVPFWVIITCHIAIALGTLAGGWRIVKTMGHKITKLKPVGGFCAELAGATTLIGTAIFGIPVSTTHTITGAIMGVGSTTRISAVRWGVAREIVIAWILTIPMSALISAISFYIINLFFKS, via the coding sequence ATGATTCTTTTCCTTGTTATCCTAATAATAGTTGTAGCGCTCGCATTTGATTTCATAAATGGTTTTCATGATTCTGCAAATTCAATTGCTACTGTGGTTTCAACAAGAGTACTTTCTCCAAAATTAGCAGTCATATGGGCTGCCTTTTTTAATTTTGTTGCTGCATTCGGTTTTGGAGTAAATGTAGCAAAAACCATAGGGAAAGGAGTAATAACACCTGAAGCAGTAAATGAATATGTAATATTGTCATCTCTTATAGGAGCAATAGCTTGGAATTTGATAACATGGTATTATGGCATACCTTCAAGCTCTTCTCATGCCTTAATAGGAGGGTTTACAGGAGCTGCAATTGCAGGTGCAGGTGTAGGCAGTTTAATTCCTTCAGGTCTTTATAAAATTACTCTCTTTATCTTTATCTCCCCGCTAATGGGACTACTTCTTGGTTTTTTTAATATGATTGTGGTTTCATGGCTTTGTAAAGATTCTATGCCAGCAAGGGTTGACCACTGGTTTAGAAGGCTTCAGCTTTTTTCAGCCGCTTTATATAGTTTGGGACATGGAACAAATGATGCACAGAAGACAATGGGGATTATAACAATACTTCTATTTACTACGGGGTATCTTGGGAAGGAATTTTATGTCCCTTTCTGGGTGATAATAACCTGCCATATAGCAATAGCACTCGGGACTTTAGCTGGGGGATGGAGAATAGTGAAGACAATGGGACACAAGATAACAAAACTGAAACCAGTTGGAGGTTTTTGTGCTGAACTTGCAGGTGCAACAACCCTTATTGGCACAGCAATTTTCGGCATTCCTGTAAGCACAACACACACCATTACAGGTGCGATCATGGGGGTGGGATCAACTACAAGAATTTCTGCAGTAAGGTGGGGTGTAGCAAGAGAAATAGTTATTGCATGGATTTTAACTATTCCAATGTCTGCTTTAATTTCAGCAATATCATTCTACATAATAAATCTTTTTTTTAAAAGTTAA
- a CDS encoding phosphate transport regulator, with protein sequence MFAKGSENVLEGARLLSDLITDYTDIIEKSKRIKEVEHEGDKITHDTVTKLNNTFITPLDREDIYSLICKMDDVLDFIDAVSSRMILYKVKFPTNEARALMDVLLKSVEEMDKAIRELRNIKKPEAILKYCIEINTLENKGDVILRDAVAKLFDDGTSPIDVIKWKEIYENLETAIDRCEDVANVIEGAVLKNA encoded by the coding sequence ATGTTTGCAAAAGGCTCCGAAAATGTGCTTGAAGGAGCAAGGCTTTTAAGTGATCTGATAACAGACTACACTGACATCATTGAAAAGAGCAAGAGGATAAAAGAGGTTGAGCATGAGGGAGACAAAATTACTCACGATACAGTAACAAAACTTAATAATACATTTATTACCCCTCTTGACAGGGAAGACATATACTCCCTTATATGCAAGATGGATGATGTTCTGGATTTTATAGATGCAGTTTCTTCGAGAATGATTCTCTACAAGGTCAAATTTCCAACCAATGAAGCTCGTGCTTTAATGGATGTATTGCTCAAATCAGTTGAAGAAATGGATAAGGCAATAAGAGAGCTTCGCAATATTAAAAAGCCTGAAGCAATATTAAAATACTGTATTGAAATAAATACACTTGAAAACAAGGGTGATGTGATTCTCAGAGATGCAGTGGCAAAACTATTTGACGATGGTACAAGCCCTATAGATGTGATAAAGTGGAAAGAGATATATGAGAATCTTGAAACAGCAATTGACAGATGTGAAGATGTTGCGAATGTAATTGAAGGGGCAGTCCTGAAGAATGCCTGA